Proteins encoded by one window of Dioscorea cayenensis subsp. rotundata cultivar TDr96_F1 chromosome 6, TDr96_F1_v2_PseudoChromosome.rev07_lg8_w22 25.fasta, whole genome shotgun sequence:
- the LOC120262827 gene encoding OVARIAN TUMOR DOMAIN-containing deubiquitinating enzyme 11 yields the protein MSEQPDYAHQGSSSSIGSSVQDIEDEVTIGSILADKNQNSGRSLGKRLSHLGSIPHTPRVNGEIPDVDDATLDHERLLERLTTYGLAEMQVEGDGNCQFRALADQLFRNPDYHKHVRKAVVKQLKHFRKFYESYVPMDYKTYLKNMKRTGEWGDHVTLQAAADRFGAKICLLTSFRDTCLVEIIPKEQNPAKELWLSFWSEVHYNSLYGADDLPTRVAKKKHWLF from the exons ATGTCTGAACAACCTGATTATGCGCATCAAGGATCTAGCTCAAGTATAGGTAGCAGTGTCCAAGATATTGAGGATGAAGTAACAATTGGTAGCATTTTAGCTGATAAAAATCAGAATTCTGGCCGAAGCCTGGGGAAACGCCTCTCTCATTTGGGATCTATTCCG CACACTCCTCGGGTTAATGGTGAAATTCCAGATGTTGATGATGCAACTTTGGATCATGAGAGGCTGCTAGAAag ATTAACGACATATGGTTTAGCTGAAATGCAAGTTGAAGGAGATGGAAACTGCCAG TTTCGAGCTCTAGCCGATCAACTTTTCCGCAATCCTGACTATCACAAACATGTACGAAAGGCAGTTGTAAAACAG ctCAAACACTTTAGGAAATTTTATGAAAGCTATGTTCCAATGGACTATAAAACTTAtctgaaaaatatgaaaag GACTGGTGAATGGGGAGACCATGTTACCTTGCAAGCAGCAGCAGACCGG TTTGGTGCCAAAATCTGCTTGCTTACATCATTTAGAGATACTTGCCTAGTCGAAATTATTCCTAAAGAGCAAAATCCAGCTAAAG AGCTTTGGCTAAGCTTTTGGAGTGAAGTGCACTATAACTCTTTGTATGGAGCTGACG ATCTTCCAACTCGAGTAGCGAAGAAAAAACACTGGCTTTTTTAA
- the LOC120263735 gene encoding LOW QUALITY PROTEIN: O-fucosyltransferase 23-like (The sequence of the model RefSeq protein was modified relative to this genomic sequence to represent the inferred CDS: deleted 1 base in 1 codon) → MAMHFLSFRHLIVWICFILVFIFLSLKTVIIHQNNGIYSTSSFSNSKFQNSIRKDKFLEVPQIVWGLNNQKIAFARACLTARFLNRSLLMPSLSSSLFYKEIDLLESISFDKVFQYERFNSLCHGFVHLSRYSELINDTEPFELRKGSGRKWTKERDMNQLAECSEYSIDKFEVIRIVGKNPFLWHDHWSVVEYAKIFECLAFVEEIQNEATKVVSKIQEFSFNATSRNFSNTNQSVPYLAVHMRIEKDWMIHCKKLEQRLSINQICSSKQEIMQKVKHIRGVNKPIIVYLAIADGLLADDSILIGWEEGLIPCEKKKLRVWDVYNKYSYLFRSAIDYEVCLRADVFVGNSFSTFSSLIVFERTEKMIKMGIKSSCDMNVGMASYAYNLKGENYDGPKSWMTDFSALSLESISYGTINISCDSKVL, encoded by the exons ATGGCAATGCATTTTCTGAGTTTTAGACACCTCATTGTTTGGATATGCTTCATTTTGGTgttcatatttttgtcactCAAGACTGTGATTATTCATCAAAACAATGGTATTTATTCGACATCGAGTTTCAGTAATTCAAAGTTTCAGAATTCAATCAGGAAAGATAAGTTTTTGGAGGTTCCTCAGATTGTTTGGGGTTTAAACAATCAGAAAATAGCATTTGCAAGGGCTTGTTTAACAGCGAGATTCTTGAACCGGTCTCTCTTGATGCCTAGTTTGAGTTCTTCTCTGTTTTACAAAGAGATTGATTTATTGGAATCTATCTCATTTGATAAGGTTTTTCAGTATGAAAGGTTCAATTCTCTTTGTCATGGTTTCGTCCATTTAAGTCGGTACTCTGAACTTATAAATGATACCGAACCATTTGAGCTTCGAAAAGGAAGTGGTAGAAAATGGACTAAAGAAAGAGACATGAATCAATTGGCCGAATGCAGTGAATACTCGATCGATAAATTTGAAGTCATTCGAATTGTTGGA AAGAATCCATTTCTTTGGCATGATCATTGGTCTGTTGTAGAATACGCAAAGATCTTCGAGTGCTTGGCATTTGTTGAAGAAATTCAAAATGAGGCCACCAAAGTTGTTTCGAAGATTCAAGAATTCAGTTTCAATGCAACAAGTCGAAATTTCAGTAATACGAACCAATCCGTGCCATATTTAGCTGTCCATATGAGAATCGAAaaagattggatgatacattGCAAGAAACTTGAGCAGAGACTCAGCATAAATCAAATATGTAGCAGTAAACAAGAGATCATGCAGAAAGTAAAACACATTCGAGGCGTAAATAAACCGATCATCGTTTATCTTGCAATCGCCGACGGTCTTTTAGCCGATGATTCGATATTGATTGGTTGGGAAGAAGGGTTGATTCCATGcgagaaaaagaaattaagagTATGGGATGTTTATAACAAGTATTCGTATCTTTTTCGATCGGCTATTGACTATGAAGTATGCTTAAGAGCTGATGTGTTTGTCGGCAATAGTTTTTCGACATTTTCGAGCCTTATAGTGTTTGAAAGAACagagaaaatgataaaaatgggaaTCAAGAGTTCTTGTGACATGAATGTAGGAATGGCTTCTTATGCTTATAATCTAAAAGGCGAAAATTATGATGGTCCTAAGAGTTGGATGACCGATTTTTCGGCTTTGAGTCTTGAGAGTATAAGTTATGGTACTATTAATATTTCTTGTGATTCCAAAGTTTTGTGA
- the LOC120262832 gene encoding ribosome biogenesis protein NOP53 → MGKAAKGSRKGKKAWRANISTADIEDYFDNTTKEALAGVSAPPQSLFFENKSDDLPPKRKIEKKREKVLNYELILQKNEFVQPVPSSTLKKSSKRKKEKAYEDKSQALVTSKVDEGLDSENLDLWSEKDEINGKIKKNAASHIPAVEVEPPGCSFNPPFEAHQDSLAQAVAVEMQKIYKRELQPEPVPLIVTGEVLEEEDRYFLDADDGNENDVDEDADNAADELNAQRKSIVKRVTRVELNRRARRKEQLRTEAEAKKINHVHKEIDCLSDIIEEIAKEDEDKNRRHVRRMVARQERLKSGPPRLGKFKFEPAPPQVLLTEEISGSLRKLKGCCNLSRDRFKSIQKRGLLAPYKIKKRR, encoded by the exons atggggaAAGCGGCGAAGGGATCGAGAAAGGGGAAGAAGGCATGGAGGGCCAACATCAGCACCGCTGACATCGAGGACTACTTCGATAACACCACCAAGGAGGCACTCGCCGGTGTCTCCGCACCCCCGCAATCCCTCTTCTTTGAGAACAAATCCGATG ATCTCCCGCCTAAGAGGAAGattgagaagaaaagagagaaagttCTCAATTACGAGTTGATTCTTCAGAAAAATGAGTTTGTTCAGCCTGTTCCATCTTCTACTCTGAAGAAATCATCGAAGAGGAAGAAAGAGAAGGCCTACGAGGATAAATCTCAAGCGCTGGTTACTTCTAAg GTCGACGAGGGTCTGGATTCTGAAAACCTTGACTTATGGAGTGAAAAAG ATGAAATCAATGGGAAGATCAAAAAG AATGCGGCATCTCATATTCCAGCTGTTGAAGTTGAGCCACCTGGATGTTCATTCAATCCTCCATTTGAAGCTCatcaa GATTCATTGGCTCAAGCAGTTGCAGTTGAGATGCAAAAGATCTATAAGAGGGAATTACAACCTGAGCCAGTGCCACTTATTGTCACTGGTGAAGTACTTGAAGAGGAAGAT AGGTATTTTCTTGATGCTGATGATGGAAATGAGAATGACGTAGATGAAGACGCAGATAATGCAGCTGATGAGTTAAATGCACAAAG GAAGTCAATAGTTAAGAGGGTAACCAGAGTGGAGTTAAATCGAAGAGCCAGGCGCAAAGAGCAATTGAGAACAGAAGCTGAAGCGAAGAAGATCAACCATGTGCACAAGGAAATTGATTG TTTATCAgatataattgaagaaatagccaAGGAGGATGAAGACAAAAACAGAAGACATGTAAGACGAATGGTAGCTAGACAAGAGAGGCTCAAGTCTGGACCACCTCGTTTGGGAAAGTTCAA ATTTGAACCAGCTCCTCCTCAAGTTCTCTTAACTGAAGAAATCTCTGGCTCTCTTCGGAAGCTGAAG GGTTGCTGCAATCTCTCAAGAGATCGATTCAAGAGTATTCAGAAGCGAGGTTTACTCGCTCCATATAAAATCAAGAAGAG GAGATAG
- the LOC120263985 gene encoding ras-related protein Rab5A-like — MAMPSNKNKNAKLVLLGDVGAGKSSLVLRFVKGQFIEFQESTIGAAFFSQTVSVNDESVKFEIWDTAGQERYHSLAPMYYRGAAAAIIVYDLTNPASFTRAKKWVQELQAQGNANTIMALAGNKADMLEARKVTEEEAKTYAQENGLFFMETSAKTALNVNDIFYEIAKKLVQAQTVAPNPSGMILMDRPADQAPPKTSSCCA, encoded by the exons GTCCTGCTTGGAGATGTTGGAGCGGGAAAGTCTAGTCTGGTTTTACGCTTTGTAAAAGGACAATTTATTGAATTTCAG GAATCAACTATAGGTGCTGCCTTCTTCTCACAAACTGTATCAGTCAATGATGAATCTGTGAAGTTTGAAATCTGGGATACAGCAGGGCAGGAGAGGTACCACAGCTTAGCCCCTATGTACTACAGAGGTGCAGCAGCGGCCATAATTGTGTATGACCTGACCAATCCG GCTTCTTTTACCAGAGCAAAGAAATGGGTTCAAGAACTTCAAGCACAAG GCAATGCCAACACAATTATGGCCCTTGCTGGGAACAAAGCTGACATGTTGGAGGCTAGAAAAGTGACTGAAGAG GAAGCCAAAACCTATGCACAAGAGAATGGCTTATTCTTCATGGAAACTTCTGCAAAAACAGCCCTAAATGTCAATGATATATTCTATGAAATTG CCAAGAAACTAGTTCAGGCTCAAACGGTAGCGCCAAACCCTTCGGGCATGATTCTAATGGATAGACCTGCAGATCAAGCGCCGCCTAAGACTTCTTCATGCTGTGCATAG